The following coding sequences lie in one Euzebyales bacterium genomic window:
- a CDS encoding DUF4349 domain-containing protein, with translation MKRTGVMVLLAMMVVVAGCAGGGAEEAAGGGGQRAQTDESGPQRAAADGEADMAAPEEGDGADDVAAAGEGGAVTAATLAAVGERVVRDGTLRMRVGAGAFDGAFDELVGLAGRFGGTVLASDATTADDGSTSGTVTIKVPTEDFDALLVAVGQVGEIEQRSITSEDVSGEFIDLEARLRHNRAQERFYLSLLDRADDVEDAIAVQQRVEGIQQTIERIEGRLRFLEDRTSFSRLTVEVFEAGGAYQPGGSPAPSFARYWATARAALVTVLGGALVVATVALPFLLTGAIILVVVRRHGTARRRTATPEA, from the coding sequence ATGAAGCGGACAGGCGTGATGGTCCTGCTGGCGATGATGGTCGTGGTCGCCGGCTGCGCCGGTGGCGGCGCCGAGGAGGCTGCAGGCGGTGGGGGGCAACGCGCGCAGACGGACGAGTCCGGTCCCCAGCGGGCGGCGGCGGACGGGGAGGCCGACATGGCGGCACCCGAGGAGGGCGACGGTGCCGACGACGTCGCCGCGGCCGGCGAGGGCGGGGCCGTGACCGCGGCAACGCTGGCGGCCGTCGGGGAGCGGGTCGTGCGCGACGGCACGCTGCGGATGCGTGTCGGAGCCGGCGCGTTCGACGGCGCCTTCGACGAACTCGTGGGACTGGCCGGGCGGTTCGGTGGCACGGTGCTGGCCAGCGACGCCACGACCGCGGACGACGGCTCGACATCCGGAACCGTGACGATCAAGGTGCCGACCGAAGACTTCGACGCGCTGCTCGTCGCGGTCGGACAGGTGGGCGAGATCGAGCAGCGATCGATCACGTCGGAGGACGTGTCCGGCGAGTTCATCGACCTCGAGGCGCGACTGCGGCACAACCGGGCACAGGAACGCTTCTACCTGTCACTGCTCGACCGCGCCGACGACGTCGAGGACGCCATCGCCGTGCAGCAGCGCGTCGAGGGCATCCAGCAGACGATTGAGCGGATCGAGGGCCGGCTGCGGTTCCTGGAGGACCGGACGAGCTTCTCCCGTCTGACCGTCGAGGTGTTCGAGGCCGGCGGCGCGTACCAGCCGGGCGGCTCCCCTGCGCCGAGCTTCGCTCGGTACTGGGCGACCGCACGCGCAGCGCTGGTGACGGTGCTGGGTGGCGCACTGGTCGTGGCGACCGTGGCGCTGCCGTTCCTGCTGACCGGTGCGATCATCCTTGTCGTCGTGCGCCGACACGGCACGGCGCGCCGTCGGACCGCCACGCCCGAGGCGTGA
- a CDS encoding NAD-dependent epimerase/dehydratase family protein gives MRILVTGGAGFIGANLVARLTRTPGIDRIVVVDDLSTGDAARLERFADVELRKGSVLDTRLLRDTADGCDAVVHLAALASVPESLDRPSDYHDVNVTGTLRVLEAARGSGAHVIVASSAAVYGQNPPLPAAESLPPDLHSVYASSKLAAEAHALAYGNAFDLPVLVLRFFNVFGPLQDVGHAYAAVVPAFVSAAVAGEPLQFFGDGEQTRDMVPVGAVTAVVTDAIARRVTHSAPVNLAIGTRHSLLEIADALEEILGRPLERRHGPPRAGDVRHSQADTTALRRLFPDLRVPDFSDELRATVEWFERGRSADGRLS, from the coding sequence ATGAGGATCCTCGTCACCGGTGGCGCCGGCTTCATCGGCGCCAACCTCGTCGCCCGCCTCACCCGCACCCCTGGGATCGACCGGATCGTCGTCGTGGACGACCTGTCGACCGGCGACGCCGCCCGCCTCGAGCGGTTCGCCGACGTGGAGCTTCGCAAGGGGTCCGTGCTGGACACCCGCCTGTTGCGCGACACCGCCGACGGCTGCGACGCCGTCGTGCACCTCGCTGCGCTCGCGTCGGTCCCCGAGTCACTGGACCGTCCGAGCGACTACCACGACGTCAACGTCACGGGCACGCTCCGGGTGCTGGAGGCCGCGCGTGGGTCCGGCGCGCACGTGATCGTGGCGTCGTCGGCCGCGGTCTACGGCCAGAACCCGCCGTTGCCGGCGGCCGAGTCGTTGCCACCCGACCTGCACAGCGTGTACGCATCGAGCAAGCTGGCCGCCGAGGCCCACGCGCTGGCGTACGGCAACGCGTTCGATCTGCCCGTGCTGGTGCTGCGGTTCTTCAACGTGTTCGGACCGTTGCAGGATGTCGGCCACGCCTACGCCGCCGTCGTCCCGGCGTTCGTGTCGGCCGCGGTCGCGGGGGAGCCGCTGCAGTTCTTCGGTGATGGCGAGCAGACCCGTGACATGGTCCCGGTCGGGGCCGTGACCGCTGTGGTGACCGACGCGATCGCGCGCCGGGTGACCCACAGCGCACCGGTGAACCTGGCCATCGGCACTCGCCACAGCCTGCTGGAGATCGCCGATGCGCTCGAGGAGATCCTCGGCCGGCCACTCGAGCGCCGCCACGGACCTCCTCGCGCCGGGGACGTCCGCCACTCACAGGCCGACACGACAGCGCTCCGGCGGCTGTTCCCCGATCTGCGGGTTCCCGACTTCTCGGACGAGCTGCGGGCCACCGTCGAGTGGTTCGAGCGCGGCCGATCGGCGGATGGCCGCCTGAGCTGA
- a CDS encoding YceI family protein codes for MTPTNAADADRTEVRARGGVGRYGIDDAQTRVEVRLRYAGIPLTRVAGRVAGTIEVPTDLMSVNISVRVDVGDLTQVAGHHAARPGHEIEPSTAPVATFEASRMEPILESFVTHDGDRPLWALVGDLTLGGVSRPARIAVGVVRTVDDGDAVVFSGSASLRCSDFGIRRPGRLLSDTFHLRIMGIAYREDG; via the coding sequence GTGACGCCGACGAACGCCGCCGATGCGGACCGCACCGAAGTCCGTGCCCGTGGTGGAGTGGGCCGCTACGGCATCGACGACGCCCAGACGCGCGTCGAGGTCCGCCTGCGCTACGCCGGCATCCCGTTGACCCGCGTCGCCGGGCGGGTCGCGGGAACGATCGAGGTCCCGACCGACCTGATGTCGGTCAACATCTCGGTGCGCGTCGATGTCGGAGATCTCACCCAGGTCGCCGGCCACCACGCCGCGCGGCCCGGACACGAGATCGAACCCTCCACCGCGCCGGTCGCGACGTTCGAGGCCAGTCGGATGGAGCCGATCCTGGAGTCGTTCGTCACGCACGACGGCGACCGTCCCCTCTGGGCGCTCGTCGGCGACCTGACACTGGGTGGGGTCTCACGGCCGGCCCGCATCGCGGTCGGTGTCGTGCGGACCGTCGATGACGGCGACGCCGTCGTGTTCTCGGGTTCCGCGTCGCTGCGCTGCTCGGACTTCGGGATCCGCCGTCCGGGCCGACTGCTGAGCGACACGTTCCACCTGCGGATCATGGGCATCGCCTACCGCGAGGACGGCTGA
- a CDS encoding serine/threonine-protein kinase: MATDASSVRRVAGRYRLDRLVGRGGSGAVWRGYDERLDRAVAVKEITFPIDADEAAVGRSRALREARAAARLGGAGVVGIYDIIEGDGTVHLIMELVEAPDLATLVRRAGPLTPPTAARLGLQVLDTLEAAHREGIIHRDIKPSNVLIDGDRPRLADFGIARLGDESTLTATGVVMGTPAYIAPEHARGDEVGPAADLYGLGATLYYAVEGVPPFRSSGSMATVVAALNEAPRAPERAGALADVLTDLLVKDPTDRPDAAALRGRLERVAALGGVLPDEDAAERTTEEIASARAVAAGAAGAAVGPGVDADTDRGAPAADEEGTAAGQRGAASAGVRVSGSEPVDGDLPGSTRDTADDGDPAARRAAAGVARAPDWSRGPGRSARRSRSGRRLLPVALALMLAAVIAAAGWWLVDGNERRDTPAAAGVAATPSERSESAAAPTRGSTGTGGSTDESAGGPSPTPTPSQAAPDPPPDADPPSTPAPQPQTDGVLPALDDVQVPPDWVTFDGGRQPYSVAHPPGWQVIERSATITDLRDPATGTYLRLDWVSERRDPVGAWRTVEAGLRSRQDDYQRLQLTPTTFRGDRAALWEYRYRDGGTELHAYNLGVNRGDFGFALNLQARQDRFDRVARQLWPYFLASYRFQGG; encoded by the coding sequence ATGGCCACCGACGCATCATCTGTCCGCCGCGTCGCCGGCCGCTACCGGCTGGACCGTCTTGTCGGCCGTGGCGGGTCCGGCGCGGTCTGGCGTGGGTACGACGAGCGTCTCGACCGTGCCGTTGCGGTCAAGGAGATCACCTTCCCCATCGACGCCGACGAGGCAGCGGTCGGGCGGTCGCGCGCACTGCGCGAGGCGCGTGCGGCCGCGCGGCTGGGCGGTGCCGGTGTCGTTGGCATCTACGACATCATCGAGGGCGATGGCACCGTCCACCTCATCATGGAACTGGTCGAGGCGCCGGACCTGGCGACGCTCGTCCGTCGTGCCGGTCCCCTGACGCCGCCGACGGCTGCGCGGCTGGGGCTGCAGGTGCTCGACACGCTGGAGGCGGCGCACCGCGAGGGGATCATCCACCGGGACATCAAGCCCAGCAACGTGCTGATCGACGGTGACCGGCCACGCCTGGCCGACTTCGGGATCGCTCGACTGGGCGACGAGTCGACGCTGACCGCGACGGGTGTGGTGATGGGCACGCCGGCCTACATCGCCCCCGAGCACGCGCGCGGCGACGAGGTCGGCCCGGCGGCCGACCTCTACGGCCTCGGCGCCACCCTGTACTACGCGGTCGAGGGCGTGCCTCCGTTCAGGTCCTCCGGATCGATGGCGACCGTCGTCGCCGCGCTCAACGAGGCACCGCGCGCGCCGGAGCGCGCCGGTGCCCTGGCCGACGTGCTGACCGATCTGCTCGTCAAGGATCCGACCGACCGGCCCGACGCGGCCGCGTTGCGGGGCCGACTGGAACGGGTGGCGGCGCTGGGTGGTGTCCTTCCCGACGAGGACGCAGCGGAACGCACGACTGAGGAGATCGCGTCGGCCCGGGCCGTGGCCGCCGGGGCCGCCGGCGCTGCGGTGGGACCCGGGGTCGACGCCGACACTGACCGCGGCGCCCCCGCGGCGGACGAGGAGGGTACCGCCGCCGGCCAGCGTGGCGCGGCGTCGGCGGGGGTGAGGGTGAGTGGCAGCGAGCCGGTCGATGGGGATCTGCCCGGGTCCACCCGTGACACGGCTGACGACGGTGACCCCGCCGCCCGGCGCGCCGCCGCGGGCGTCGCACGCGCGCCGGACTGGTCACGGGGCCCGGGCCGGTCTGCCCGCCGGTCCCGCTCGGGTCGCCGGCTGCTACCCGTGGCACTCGCGCTGATGCTCGCCGCTGTGATCGCCGCCGCGGGCTGGTGGCTCGTCGATGGCAACGAGCGACGGGACACACCGGCCGCCGCCGGCGTAGCCGCCACACCGAGCGAACGGTCGGAGAGCGCTGCGGCCCCAACCCGCGGTTCCACGGGCACGGGCGGGTCCACGGACGAGTCAGCCGGTGGACCCTCGCCGACACCTACACCTTCGCAGGCGGCTCCCGACCCGCCGCCGGATGCCGATCCGCCCTCGACACCCGCGCCGCAACCGCAGACCGACGGGGTCCTCCCCGCGCTCGATGACGTGCAGGTACCCCCCGACTGGGTGACGTTCGACGGTGGGCGTCAGCCCTACAGCGTCGCCCATCCGCCCGGCTGGCAGGTGATCGAGCGTTCCGCGACGATCACCGATCTGCGCGACCCTGCCACCGGGACCTATCTCCGGCTCGACTGGGTCTCCGAGCGGCGCGACCCAGTCGGGGCCTGGCGCACCGTGGAAGCCGGCCTGCGGTCACGGCAGGACGACTACCAACGGCTCCAGCTCACGCCGACGACCTTCCGGGGAGACCGCGCGGCGCTGTGGGAGTACCGCTACCGGGACGGCGGCACCGAGTTGCACGCGTACAACCTCGGCGTCAACCGGGGCGACTTCGGCTTCGCGCTCAACCTCCAGGCGCGCCAGGACAGGTTCGATCGGGTCGCACGGCAGCTGTGGCCGTACTTCCTCGCCTCCTACCGCTTCCAGGGCGGCTGA